ATTCAATCATTAAAAGTGTTTGAGTGATTTCATCTATTCACAATAAACTTAGGGGCCTCTTTGACCTCAAATTTACCATAGTTTAGGAGTTTATTGAATTTATCAATAGCTTTGGTGTTTATTTGACCTGGTTCATTACTGCTGTGAGATGTCGACAGCATTATATACTCATAAGTGCATTCTTGACCATCTGTCTCTTTAAGAACATCTATTTTAAGTACATGTTGTAGTCATACATAGTCTCCAGATGACAGCATAGCAATAGaaacttctttgttttgttctctggTGAAGAGACTTCTTCTGTTAGATACTTCCCTTATGTACCTCTTATTGTGTTTTCTTATCCCAGAGCATTTGATAATTAATCTGTAGAATTCTGTACATGAGACATAATAGTTGCTTCTGAAAGCCACATATGTTCTATAACATGCAGACTCTCAGGCCATATGCCTTCAAAAATGACACTACAGTAGAGTCCTTGGTAATCACTTTAGTAGAAACCACATAACTAATCATAAAGGTCAAAGTGGATAAtcctaaaaaaaacacacacacacaaaaaacctgtgtaccttaaatattttattgtaatctaaaggatataaatatatattcattgacAATCAGTCTTCTTTAAAGCTAAAGTTTTTATTTGTGTATGGATTTTTGAGTTTCATATTTTCTATCCTAGATAAATTACACTATAGTGCATCCCATATACTTTCCAGCttagtttcctttctttgtttctttctttttgttgttgttgttttgagacaaagtcttgctctgtcacccaggctagagtgcagtggtgccatctcggctcactgcaacctctgccttccaggttcaagtgattctcctgcctcagcctcccaagtagctcggattacaggcacctgccaccaccacaccggctgatttttgtgtttttagtagtgatggggtttcaccatattggtcaggctggtctcaaactcctgacctcaggcaatctgcccacctcagcctcccaaagtgccgggattacaggcgtgagccaccgtgctcggccgcttagttttctttaaaacaatttgtTAAATCATATAAATTACATTAACAAGTAAAACTGGCATAAACAGATTTGGGGGCAAACATAGTGACTTGGTAAAAATACAGCTCATCTGGTGGGAGCAAAACCCATAAGTACAATAGAAAGtgtcaaaaacacagaaaagaaatgacaatTTATATGctgatgttaaagaaaaatgatctaatggccaggtgtggtggcttacacctgtaatcccagcactttgggagaccaaggtaggtggatcacttgagggcaggagttcgagaccagcctggccaacatggtgaaatcccgtctctactaaaaatacaaaaattattcaggtgtggtggcacgtgcctgtaatcccagctacttggaggctgaggcatgagaattgcttgaacctgggaggaggaggtttcagtgagccaagatcatgcctttgcactccagcctgggtgacagagccagatgctgtaccccccccaaaaaaagagatctaaccaaaaaactaaaatgataacagtttttctgatatttacactttaaaaaagtaattcattAGAAGCCgaaacctcagcatcatacaatgtaacaaacctgcacgtgtacccctgaatcaaaactttaatttaaaaataataacattggcAGAAAACATCAAAGGAAGAATCTATACAAATGACCTTAACAGCTTTCAGGTATCCTCCATGCCAGTAGGTAGTAGTTCCCAACATATATAAAGAATGTAAATTCATATGTGAAATAAATAGACAAAAACCcaaaatatgtatgtacatataatgcatacatatatatcttatctatatatatatactactgACTTTTGGATATATGAGACTGCTTAGTAtgcttaacaaaataaaattagttcaAAAAGCAGTTTTTTAATTCATTGTGCTTTGTTGTTGTAATCTACATTTTCTTAATGCATGGATACTAAAATTATAGCTGCTAACTTATAGAAATCTCAAAAATGTTTTGTgcttaactaaaattaaaaactattacTCCACACTCatgatactttttttctttctatgtgttaATATGTATTCCCAGGGGTTGGTGTGTGCTGGATTAGCTGATATGGCCAGACCTGCAGAAAAACTTAGCACAGCTCAATCCACTGTTTTAATGGCTACAGGTAAATTAAATAAGTATCTTCTGTGTTCCTTGTAGAgtataaatgatttttatgtaGTTTTATATCAGTTTATTTAGTGGCTTAGTGTTTGAAATACACCCACACACGAAGAAATTAACTGCATTATGTCTAGGAAGTTATTAAATTATGGATGGAGGAGTCAGAGAAAGAATAAGTATCTGAATGAGCttttgtttttcaggtttttgccatgaacatatatttttgtaAGTAGGAAGAAAATTACAGTTAATATTTACTTTACTCTAAAGATTCCTCTTTAATGtaagaatttaatattttgtgtaaCACTTAGTTACAGAAACATTACTGAAAATTCAGAGTATAGCATTTCTTTGTCCTTCATCCTGcactatttttgtaattattttactcAATATTAAGTATTCACTGAAGTTATTGCAGCAGTATGTacgctttttaaaataacattttgtttcaACAGGGTTTATTTGGTCAAGATACTCACTGgtaattattccaaaaaattggaGTCTGTTTGCTGTTAATTTCTTTGTGGGGGCGGCAGGAGCCTCTCAGCTTTTTCGCATTTGGAGGTGAGCCCACCAGAGATATTCTTAACATTGCTTCAAAAGCTACACAGATAGcactcatttgtttttaaagattcacATATAGTGCTAAGACCAGAAGTATCTGAAGTAGAAATTTAACATTTCTAGAAAAGTCCAGGGGTTTACAAATAAGTTAAAACCAGTTCAGCAGTATGTTACCTAGTTTTTAGATTTAACTGTGCATCCTTTAGATGGTTAACCCTTTCACATAATCTCTTTTATTAAGATAACATATACAGTTTAGGATTTATTAATTTCCTGTGTGAACCTTTTatcacttactttctttttttttccccttgagacggagtctcactctgtcaccaggctggagtgcagtggcacgatcttggctcactgcaatgtccacttcctgggttcaagcaattctcctgcctcagcctccctcccgagtagctgggactataggcatgtgctaccacacccagctaattttcgtatttttagtagagacagggtttcaccattttggccaggatggtttccatcttttgacctcatgatccgcccacctcagcctcccaaagtgctggaattacaggcgtgagccaccacactaggccTACTTTGAATTGTATATAATAAAGTGGAACTGAAATGTATTGTTATGTAGTATTGGTAATAATATTTACAGTGAGGTCTTTGCTTTCATTGGGAAAATGTTCCATGAGCACTGGAAATTGTTTTAACTACTCAGTCATTAATATTATTTGTCACTGATTTATGACTGATATTATGATCAAATATTTGAAATCAGGATCTTTTACGAAACTTAGGAGGTATGgttggcttcatagaataagtTTCTTCTTGTGCTTATACTATTCTCCATTCTATTATAAATGGGGAGGAATAATAAATGAAGCCTAAGGTTACagtagaagggaaggaaagactgTGGCTCTGTGGTTACTTCTTTGGATTGGGAATTGAGAAAATGGTCCCTAGTATTAGTGAACTTACGCATTACTGTTTACCCAGTAGCCTGCCTGCATCACAGAAGTATATTTTGCTTTAGTGGTTAGAGCTATATTTTACTTTGGTGACATTTTACTTTAGTGATGACTTCAGTATATTTTACTCTACCCCACTCCCTGTTGATCTTATTCTTAGGAAAGGTGCTTTGTGGTATAAACTTAAAAATCCTAAATGACCacattttactaaattttataCATATGATCACATGTTTGTCATACTCTTGTAGAATTCCAGAATtcgaatatttaataaaataatacttttgcaCAGGAAACTATATGTCAGCTAAGCTGTTACAAGTTTTTGGCAGTTGTGATCTTATTATCTGAACGGAAACCAGATGCAAATGAACGCTTTGAATCCTTTTGCTTCTGCCTGTTTCTACCCGTAAGCCCCTCAGAAGATTCCGTTTACAACCGTGTAGCTACTTGAccacaaggaaagaagaaatggagtATGCTTCCCATTCTCTCCTTACCATAAATGTATCTATTATGATTgatgatgatttttctttctgttttctttatagaTATAAGCAAGAACTAAAAGCTGAAGAACACAAATAAAAGAGTTCCTGATCACCTGAGCAATCTAGATGTGGACATAACCATGGGGACCTAGTTTCTTATTTGGTTATTGATAAGG
The DNA window shown above is from Callithrix jacchus isolate 240 chromosome 18, calJac240_pri, whole genome shotgun sequence and carries:
- the MPC2 gene encoding mitochondrial pyruvate carrier 2, whose product is MSAAGARGLRATYHRLLDKVELMLPEKLRPLYNHPAGPRTVFFWAPIMKWGLVCAGLADMARPAEKLSTAQSTVLMATGFIWSRYSLVIIPKNWSLFAVNFFVGAAGASQLFRIWRYKQELKAEEHK